The nucleotide sequence tttttcttttttttttttaaggtttttttttccaaatcttcctaggtcttctatCTCTATCTTgtttctttgagtctttgtcGTATTTTTTAACTGGAGTATTTGTAggtctttttttttcacatatctAAATCACCTTaacatcttatcttcaattgcgaTCACTATACTTTACCTTAAATTTCCTCGTTCCTAATCATGGTCATGGTCATTTTAAAAGAATAGAATTGAATTACATcacattttaatatttctcttggaaaattgttaaaattagggtttatagggaagaaataaaaggggAAAAACAGTGTGGGGACGAGTAACTTTTGGGAAGGTGGAATCTTCGCTTCTCCCCGGCGTTTCGTCCCTTCAAAGCGAAAGATGAAGCTGAAGCAGTTGGAAGGCCACCTTGGCGGTCTTCAACAGTTCTCCAATCCAAAggtccctctctttctctctctctctctctctctctctctctctctctctctcaaacacaCGGAAACTGAATACTGAtggatattcttcttcactgcAGGTGGAGTTGGAGCAATACCCAACTGGACCCCACATTGCTTCTCGCATGCTCTTCACTGTAATTGCTCTGCTCCTTATTCCCTCCTTTTTGTTTCTCTGAAATTTCATAGGCTAAATTAATTAACTAGCTCATTGGTTCTTCTCAAAGTCTCTGACTTTTTGTTTAAAGTATTGATTATTCTGCTAAATTCTTGAATTTGGGGTTTATTTCGTCCCGTTGGTAACGTGGGTTTTCGATTGATTAGGCGGAGAATTCATTCGGAGACGTGAGTGGGAAGGTAGTGGCTGATTTCGGTTGCGGTTGCGGTACATTGGGTGTTGCAGCTGCACTCTTGGGCGCGGAGTGAGTTTCATCTTTCCGAATGTGGTTTTTACTTGAGTATTAGTTGAATTTCGACAGCCCTTTTAACTTTGTTAGTCGAAAATTGGAAATTGATGGGTATTACCGATCAAGTTTGTGAATTTTGTGTTCATTTTTGTCGGTTTAATGTGTTCTTGCTTTGAACAGACAGGTGATTGGCATTGACATCGATGCTCAGTCGCTTGAAATAGCTGTGGAAAATGCCGAGGATCTTGAGGTACTGTTACTTCCATGAATTCTACGGTAGTGATGTTCATAGTTTTTATGGTTTGCTCTGCTTCGAAGATGTATTCATATAATCGATTGTATGCAGTATATGGCTTTGGCTAGTAATTATATATTTGTCTTTAATAGAAATAGGCATTTCATGGATGAAAATAGCTCCGACAATTTGCTGTATTGAATCATTTTGTGCATTGCTGCTGATCGTCTAATATATTGTTCTGTTGGTAATCCCACAGTTGGACATGAATTTTATTCAGTGCAACATTAAGAACTTAGGATGGAGAGGTAAGAGAACCCTACTGTTCAGTGGCCTTTTTACGTATGTATTTGTAGCGGAAACAATTTATATGTAAGCACACGTGTTGATTCTTTTATGTTTGATACAGTCTTTAGTGAAATTTTGGCTCCTTTCTCCCTTCAAAGTTTCATGTTTTGTGAATATCTATGTGATATCTGTTATGCGTTTTTTAGAATTTCATGTTTCAATTGGAGTCATAAACCTTCAAATTCTATCTTCATCTAATGGTCTTTATCCTTAATATAGGTAGCGTTGTTGATACTGTCGTAATGAATCCTCCATTTGGAACTCGGATTAAGGGTGCTGACATGGATTTCCTCTCAGTAGCCTTGAAGGTAAGTGCATCAGCTGATCTCTGATTTTCTTTTGTCATGTAATGTGGTTGGTAGCAGTTACTATGCTGGGTCAGGTTAAGTTGAAATCTTCTATCTTGTTTGTTCTAAATGTTTCCTCATATTGTTTCGTTTGTCAGATTGCTTCTCAAGCAGTTTATTCCTTGCACAAGACTTCCACAAGAGATGTAAATCACTTACACACATCTTGCGTTGACATGCAGTTATAATTTACTTTCTGATACCTTTAGTTTGGAGGGTTTTTAACTGTGACCACATGATGAGATCACTTCCCTTGTGGTAAATTGCAGCATGTGAAAAGGGCAGCCTTGCAGAACTTCAATGCGAGCAGTGCTGAAGTTATATGTGAGGTGGGTAACTACAGTTATCTTCAAATTGTCATTGCGCCACTGTGATCATCTGTTTAAAGACATCAGTGCGCATGCTTTTGTTGTTGACGTGATATTAAAGTTATCGTCTTCTTTGTTTGTCAGCTTCGATACGATGTACCACAGCTGTACAAATTTCACAAGAAAAGGGAGGTGGATATTGCCGTGGACTTTTGGCGATTTGTTCCCAAGAGTATCTAGCACCCCATCGAGATGATATATGGTGCATTTTAATATTTCGGCCAGAGGTCACGTAAGTTGTATAATAGGTGAACAAACACGCATGTAAAAGTTGATGTAGGAATTTGTTCTGTTTTCGTCAAATTTTATTGGATTTCTTGTTACCTTCCGTAACAGTTGAACAAAATTCTTCACCCTTTAGATTGTAATCTTCCAAGTTTAGTGGCACGTTGAAATTCGGTGATGAGATTCAATAGTTTCCATCACATTGATTAGATCCGTAATCTTGTTCTTAAATTGGATCAGAAGCATTATCAATTCTGATTTAAACGATATTGGAGATGGAGACTCGAACTCAAAACCAGGAACGCAGGAGGTGAAATTCTTATCGAACAACTCAGCTACAAGCTCCTTGCATTTTATAAAGAGATTTGAGTCTCATGTAAAGATTATacacttttttgtttcaaaatgcCTCAACAGAACTGTATTTCCATCACTGGTACAACAAAAAAAAGTCTCTTTCCGACCGTGCAACACATCGATCAGCCGTAAGCTGCAGATGGAGactaaaaccaaaacaaaactcTCTTTCCGTCTAAAATTAGTTTCGCCAACCTTTCTATCCTTTCTTCGGCTCCATTCTAACTCGAagtttttatcttttcttcatGCTTCAGCTTCTGTGTCCTCAACCGTCTCAACTGCCTCCCCAAGAGTGAACCGAACAAACCTGCGTACTTTTATGTTCTCACCGAGAGCAGCAACAGTCTGCTTTACTAGGTCCTTCACCAAAATACTGTCATCTTTAATGAAAGCTTGCTCTAAAAGAGCCAGCTCCCCAAGCCTCTTTGAGATCCTCCCCTCCACGATTCTCTCTCTAATGTTCTCGGGTTTTGAAAGAAGGTCCTCCCTCTGCCtctcaagctctttttccttgttCACTATGCTCTCTGGAATGTCTTCGATGGATACATATTGCACCTGCGGGCAGGCCACGACTTGCATTGCTAGATCATCAACCAACCCCTTGAAATTTTCACTTCGACCAACAAAGTCAGTCTCGCAGTTTACTTCAATCAGAACTCCAATGCGGGCGTCATGAATGTAGGATCCAATCCTGCCTTCAGCAGCAAGCCTGCTGGATTTCTTTTCAGCAGAAGAAAGACCCTTCTTCCTCAGGTACTCTTGTGCCTTCTCAAGGTCCCCTCCAGTTTCGGAGAGAGCTTTCTTGCAGTCCATCATCCCTGCTCCAGTTTCATCACGTAGTTGTTTAACCAAAGCAGCAGAGACGGCTACAGTTGGTGCCCTGCAATATGTTGTTAAATACACATCAGCGACGTACACAAAATATACATCCATACTGGCATGTGTTGGAACTCTCGTTTTTACCACAGTAacataataaaaattcaatttattatattaatGACCCCGTATTAGAGACTCTAATATAAAAGCAAGACATGAAAGATGGAAAGCAGTTGCTTACTTCTCAACAGTTTCTTTGACTTCCACTACAGCAGGCTGCTCTTTTACTTCCATGGCCACTGGTTTTGCCGCAGTTTGGGCAGCCACTTCAGCAGCAAAATCCTGACTCTTCTTCTCCAAGCCCTCTCCAAGATTGTAGCGCACAAACCTCTTCACTTTTATGTTTTCTCCAATAGTTGAAATGGTTTGTTTGACCAAGTCCTTCACCACCACCTTATCATTCTTAATGAAAGGCTGCTCAAGCAATGCCAGCTCCTCAAGCCTCTTCCTTATCCTCCCGTCAACAATCTTTGATCTAATCTGCTCTGGCTTTGACAAAAGATCTTCTTTCTGCATCTCAATTGCTCTTTCCTTGGTCACAAACTCTTCAGGAACATCTTCTGTAGCAAGGTACTGTACTTGAGGGCATGCAGCCACTTGCATGGCTAAATCATCAACCAGCTCCTTGAAAATGTCACCCCGAGAAACAAAATCTGTCTCACAGTTTACCTCTAGCAAGATACCTATTCTGCTATCGTGAATGTATGAACCTATTCTTCCTTCAGCAGTGGCTCTGCTGGCTTTCTTTTCTGCACTTGCTAAACCTTTCTTTCTGAGGAACTCCGTAGCTTTAACAATGTCCCCGCCAGTCTCTGACAAAGCATTTTTGCAATCCATCATTCCAGCTCCTGTTTCTTCACGCAGCTGCTTTACAAGGGCTGGTGATATAGTAGCTGTAATCCACATATAAAAACATACAATTACAGGCAGATAGATCTTGTAATAGAAGACCGCAATTGCAATGTGAAATGGAAAATCAATGACTTAACAGAATCCTTCAACATATTTAAGAGGATTTTATTCATCCTCACTCACCCACTACCAACATTATTCAGCATCACATGGAACATGGTGTTGCACAGTAAAAcaatatacataaatatatatatatatatataatatattattcaACCCAACAAATCAATATAACCATTCATTCCTTTACCCTATCCTACACATATTCTTCTTAGAATTTAGTCCAGATCCTCATAGTTTTCAATGGTTTAATTTTCATCTTGAAAGCAAAAAGTGTTCGGATCTCCTTGTACATGATATTCCATGAACCACATGCCATCAGTTTTCAGGCCTTTACTAATCGTTGGTTTACTGTAGAACTTTATGAATTGCAGTAAAATGAGCAAGACAAAACAACCTTTAGGTTTACTTTCCTTCGGGGAAGGATTGTCAGATTGTCCATTTGAATTAGAAACACTGCCATTCTTCTTGGGAGAACTGTCCACTTTGTCATCTTCCACTTGTGTGATAGACGGCAATTCACTCTCAGCAGCAGATGTTTGAATCTGAGCTTCCTCCGTAATGTTGTCAGCTAGGTCTTCTACTACTTTGGTGGCCTCACTTTCTGTCAAAATGATGTCATCATCAGCTAATTCTTCAGAAGGATCAGAAGTTCTATCACTTTTTGTTCCAtctgtgtttttaaattttaattttgttgtaaAAAAACCAATATGTCTCTATAGCATGAGTGTTTCAACGTCTAAATGTTAAATTATGCAAAGTTTGAGCGTATTTGGTCACAAAATAGCATATTATTTTGCACATTATAGGCATCTTATGTTTGTTGTTACCATCTCAGACTTGGAGcaaaattttggaattcaattGAATGAATGTAAATActaaacttaaataaaaaaacttagtTATGAACCTTTTGGTTCTTCAGTTAGTGCAGCAGAAGGAATTTCGCTCTCTGAAGTAGGTGGTTGCAGTTCAACTTTTGCTATGGTATCATCTACTTGAGCCTCTATAACCTCTCCGCCTGTTGGAATTTCTGAAGCCGATATGTGATTAGCTATTTCACCAGACAAATCCGCACTTGCATTTTCCACTCCATCCGTGGTAGATATACTCCCTTCAGGAGCCAAGATATCAGAACTCACCTCTTCTTTTTCTATGGTTTGTTCTGTAGTTTCTAGTGCAGCAGAAGGAATTTCGCTCTCTGAAGTAGGTGGTTGCAGTTCACCTTTTGCTATGGTATCATCCACTTGAGGCTCTATAACCTCTTTGCCTGTTGGAATTTCTGAAGCCGACGTGTGATTAGCTATTTCACTAGACAAATCTGCGATTGCGTTTTCCACTCCATCCGTGGTAGATGTACTCCCTTCAGGCGCCACGATATCAGAACTCACCTCTTCTTTTTCTATGGTTTGTTCTGTAGTTTCTAGTGTTTCAATTGTACTAGAAACTGGGCTTTCCTGGTCCTCTGAAGAAGCACCACCATTTTCAACAGTTTCATCTACCGCTGCAGGGACACCAAGAGTTCCCTGCTCGCTGCTTGCTttttcatccaacacttcagGAATACCGGACTCACTGCTTGGAATTGCTTTAGCtgctttttctattttctctctttcatcCAAAAAAGAAGCAATATCCTTGTTTTGGCGGAACGCCAGAACGAATGGGTTCGTTGCAGTGTGGATTACTCCCTGACTGACCTGCGAGTCCGACTTTAGaatatcttcttctttcttcatcgTCAAGGTTACTTGTCCTCTTGTAGTACGCAGGACACGGACGTTTATTTCTTGGCCAAGCTGCAGGGAGGTCTCTCCCATGACGTTTGCAAATCCATCGTCAGGTTCCTCTGATGTAGGGAGGAATCCTTCCTCCCCCTCAGGAAGAGATATAAAAGCACCAGCCCTGCCGAAATTCTTTACAGTGCCCACTAGGTCCTGCCCCTTTTCAAACTTCGTAGTTTTTCTCACCTCATTTTTCCTATCGCCTTTCTTTGGGCCACTCCTTCTACCAGGTCCACCCCTATCACTACCAGCAGAAGCATCTTTCCTTTGCTGCGGCTTACTGCCATCGTCACGTTGACGCATAGTGAGAGAGATTCGCCCAGTCTCCGGATTGGCTTCAACTAATGTCACCTTCACCTCTTGCCCAACAGAAACGATGCTTCCAACGTCCTTGACGTAACTATCACTTCCAACGTCCTTGACGTAACTATCACTCAATTGTGAAACATGTACGAGTCCATCTGTGAAAGCTCCAAAATCAATAAAAGCACCAAATGGCTGGATTGATCTTACTTTCCCGGTAAAAGTTGCACCCACAACCAGCTCCTCATTCTTCACAGGCGGCATCTCACTTTTCCTAACAGGTTTTGTACGCTTTGGTTGAGCATCTTGAGATGGGCTGGGACTATCCTCAGGGGATTTGGCTTCACCAGAAGCTGCATCTTCAACTGGTGAGTCTGCTTCCTCAACCGCTACATCAGTTCCTGTAGCAGATACAGGGATTCTACATTTATGATGCACGGGGCACCTGCTGTGGTACAATGGAAAAGATTTGATAGAGGTCGAAAAAGGTAAAAGAAAACTCTGTGGGGATAGAGTATGTCTTGCAGATTTCCTCGAAAAACTGAATTTTGTTAAACAATTGTTCTTTCTTACAGTCAAGGCAGTTCCAGGTATATGCGAGACATTGCTTATAGAATACGGAATTACAGGCGTCATATTGACTTGAAAAAGTAGAAGTTGAGTCCTCCTAGCATAAGACTTTCATTCCTTGCACACCTGCACAGCATATCAAAATGACAAACGAAACGAAAGGATTCATCCAAAGTACGATGAAAATAAACTGTTAGGAATAACGCAAAATGATACTGATATCGAGCAAGTTGTGTCATTATGAGCATAAAGATAGAGATAACATATCAATTCAAATGCACCTGGTTCACCTGAGTCATAAAATTCCATGTACAGAGAATGTTGTTTCAAAACATACATTACAAGTGCTAACACAGCCGAAACCACGAGAATACATC is from Pyrus communis chromosome 10, drPyrComm1.1, whole genome shotgun sequence and encodes:
- the LOC137746775 gene encoding uncharacterized protein, with amino-acid sequence MKLKQLEGHLGGLQQFSNPKVELEQYPTGPHIASRMLFTAENSFGDVSGKVVADFGCGCGTLGVAAALLGAEQVIGIDIDAQSLEIAVENAEDLELDMNFIQCNIKNLGWRGSVVDTVVMNPPFGTRIKGADMDFLSVALKIASQAVYSLHKTSTRDHVKRAALQNFNASSAEVICELRYDVPQLYKFHKKREVDIAVDFWRFVPKSI
- the LOC137746773 gene encoding polyprotein of EF-Ts, chloroplastic-like isoform X1; protein product: MTPVIPYSISNVSHIPGTALTVRKNNCLTKFSFSRKSARHTLSPQSFLLPFSTSIKSFPLYHSRCPVHHKCRIPVSATGTDVAVEEADSPVEDAASGEAKSPEDSPSPSQDAQPKRTKPVRKSEMPPVKNEELVVGATFTGKVRSIQPFGAFIDFGAFTDGLVHVSQLSDSYVKDVGSDSYVKDVGSIVSVGQEVKVTLVEANPETGRISLTMRQRDDGSKPQQRKDASAGSDRGGPGRRSGPKKGDRKNEVRKTTKFEKGQDLVGTVKNFGRAGAFISLPEGEEGFLPTSEEPDDGFANVMGETSLQLGQEINVRVLRTTRGQVTLTMKKEEDILKSDSQVSQGVIHTATNPFVLAFRQNKDIASFLDEREKIEKAAKAIPSSESGIPEVLDEKASSEQGTLGVPAAVDETVENGGASSEDQESPVSSTIETLETTEQTIEKEEVSSDIVAPEGSTSTTDGVENAIADLSSEIANHTSASEIPTGKEVIEPQVDDTIAKGELQPPTSESEIPSAALETTEQTIEKEEVSSDILAPEGSISTTDGVENASADLSGEIANHISASEIPTGGEVIEAQVDDTIAKVELQPPTSESEIPSAALTEEPKDGTKSDRTSDPSEELADDDIILTESEATKVVEDLADNITEEAQIQTSAAESELPSITQVEDDKVDSSPKKNGSVSNSNGQSDNPSPKESKPKATISPALVKQLREETGAGMMDCKNALSETGGDIVKATEFLRKKGLASAEKKASRATAEGRIGSYIHDSRIGILLEVNCETDFVSRGDIFKELVDDLAMQVAACPQVQYLATEDVPEEFVTKERAIEMQKEDLLSKPEQIRSKIVDGRIRKRLEELALLEQPFIKNDKVVVKDLVKQTISTIGENIKVKRFVRYNLGEGLEKKSQDFAAEVAAQTAAKPVAMEVKEQPAVVEVKETVEKAPTVAVSAALVKQLRDETGAGMMDCKKALSETGGDLEKAQEYLRKKGLSSAEKKSSRLAAEGRIGSYIHDARIGVLIEVNCETDFVGRSENFKGLVDDLAMQVVACPQVQYVSIEDIPESIVNKEKELERQREDLLSKPENIRERIVEGRISKRLGELALLEQAFIKDDSILVKDLVKQTVAALGENIKVRRFVRFTLGEAVETVEDTEAEA
- the LOC137746773 gene encoding polyprotein of EF-Ts, chloroplastic-like isoform X2 codes for the protein MTPVIPYSISNVSHIPGTALTVRKNNCLTKFSFSRKSARHTLSPQSFLLPFSTSIKSFPLYHSRCPVHHKCRIPVSATGTDVAVEEADSPVEDAASGEAKSPEDSPSPSQDAQPKRTKPVRKSEMPPVKNEELVVGATFTGKVRSIQPFGAFIDFGAFTDGLVHVSQLSDSYVKDVGSDSYVKDVGSIVSVGQEVKVTLVEANPETGRISLTMRQRDDGSKPQQRKDASAGSDRGGPGRRSGPKKGDRKNEVRKTTKFEKGQDLVGTVKNFGRAGAFISLPEGEEGFLPTSEEPDDGFANVMGETSLQLGQEINVRVLRTTRGQVTLTMKKEEDILKSDSQVSQGVIHTATNPFVLAFRQNKDIASFLDEREKIEKAAKAIPSSESGIPEVLDEKASSEQGTLGVPAAVDETVENGGASSEDQESPVSSTIETLETTEQTIEKEEVSSDIVAPEGSTSTTDGVENAIADLSSEIANHTSASEIPTGKEVIEPQVDDTIAKGELQPPTSESEIPSAALETTEQTIEKEEVSSDILAPEGSISTTDGVENASADLSGEIANHISASEIPTGGEVIEAQVDDTIAKVELQPPTSESEIPSAALTEEPKESEATKVVEDLADNITEEAQIQTSAAESELPSITQVEDDKVDSSPKKNGSVSNSNGQSDNPSPKESKPKATISPALVKQLREETGAGMMDCKNALSETGGDIVKATEFLRKKGLASAEKKASRATAEGRIGSYIHDSRIGILLEVNCETDFVSRGDIFKELVDDLAMQVAACPQVQYLATEDVPEEFVTKERAIEMQKEDLLSKPEQIRSKIVDGRIRKRLEELALLEQPFIKNDKVVVKDLVKQTISTIGENIKVKRFVRYNLGEGLEKKSQDFAAEVAAQTAAKPVAMEVKEQPAVVEVKETVEKAPTVAVSAALVKQLRDETGAGMMDCKKALSETGGDLEKAQEYLRKKGLSSAEKKSSRLAAEGRIGSYIHDARIGVLIEVNCETDFVGRSENFKGLVDDLAMQVVACPQVQYVSIEDIPESIVNKEKELERQREDLLSKPENIRERIVEGRISKRLGELALLEQAFIKDDSILVKDLVKQTVAALGENIKVRRFVRFTLGEAVETVEDTEAEA